The DNA window GGGGCGCCGCGTTGCACGACCGCTCCACGGCGACGACCGTGCGGGTGCGCGACGGCGAGGTCCTCATCACCGACGGGCCCTATGTCGAGGGCGCCGAGATCGCCACGGGGATCTACCTTTTGAGTGCCGCGGATCGCGACGAGGCCGTCAAGCTCGCTTCGATGATCCCCGCCTCGACCGTGCAGGTGCGGCAACTGGCCGGCCTTTCCGCGCTCTAGCCGTCGCGAATGGCCGACCTGGACGGCGTCTTTCGCCGGGAGTGGGGTCCCGCCGTGGCCGCGCTCGCCCGGTGGTCGGGTGACCTCACCGTCGCCGAGGACGCCGTCCAGGAGGCCTGCGCCGAGGCGCTGCGCACCTGGTCTCTGAACGGGGTGCCCGTCAACCCGGGCGGGTGGCTGGTGACCGTCGGCCGCAACCGCGCGCGGGACCGGCTGCGCCGCGAATCCGTGCGCCCCGGAAAGGAATTAGCGGCTGTGCTGGACGACATCAGGGCACGCACCGATCACACCGACCCGCATCCGGTTCGCGACGACGAGCTGCGGATGATGTTCACCTGTGCCCACCCGGCGCTGGACCGGCAATCGCAACTGGCGCTGACGCTGCGACTGGTGTCCGGTCTGACCGTCGGCGAGATCGCCCGCGCGCTCCTGCAGACCGAGGCGGCGATCGGTCAGCGAATCACGCGCGCCAAGAACAAGGTTCGGCACGCCAACATCCCGCTGCGGGTGCCACCCGCCGAGCTGCTGCCCGAGCGCACACCGCACGTGTTCGGGTGCGTCTATTCGGTGTTCACTGAGGGCTACTGGTCGACCGCGGGCCCGTCGGCCATCCGGGACGACCTGTGCGACGAGGGGATCCGGCTGGGCGGGGAGTTGTGCGCGCTGCTGCCCGACGAGCCGGAGGCGCACGCCCTGTCCGCCCTGATGTTGCTGCATGATTCGCGCCGCGCGACCCGGGTGGACGACACCGGGATGCTGGTGCCGCTCGAGGACCAGGACCGGCGCCGCTGGGACCGCGGGTGCATCTCGCGCGGGCTCGACCGGTTGCGCCACGCCCAGGGGGCGACGGGCGCCTACCTGCCCCAGGCCGTGATCGCAGCGCTGCACGCCACGGCACCGTCCTGGGAGGAGACCGACTGGGTCACCATCGGCACCGCCTACGACAGGCTGTTCGCGATGACCGGCTCGCCGGTGGTGGCCGCCAACCGGGCGCTGGCGATCGGATTCCGCGACGGCCCCGACGCCGGCCTGGCCGCGCTGGACAAGGTGGCACACGATCCGCGACTCGGTCGCTCCAACCTGGTCGCGACCGTGCGGGCCGACCTGTTGCGGCGCGCGGGCAGGCCCGCCGATGCGCTCGCCTGGTATCGAATGGCGTTGGAGTCCAACGGATCTGACCCCGGTCGCCGGTTTCTGCGGCGGCGCATCGCCGAGTGCGGCGGTTAGGACTCCGCGAAGTTGCGGGTGACGGCCGGGTCCACCGGGATGCCCGGTCCCGTCGTGGTCGAGACCACAATCTTCTTCAGGTAGCGTCCCTTGGACGCGGACGGCTTGAGCCGCAGCACCTCGTCCAGCGCGGCGCCGTAGTTCTCGGCCAGCGCCTTCTCGTCGAACGAGGCCTTGCCGATGACGAAGTGCAGGTTGGCCTGCTTGTCCACCCGGAAGTTGATCTTGCCGCCCTTGATGTCGGCCACGGCCTTGGCGACATCGGGGGTCACGGTACCGGTCTTGGGGTTCGGCATCAGGCCGCGCGGACCGAGCACCCGGGCGATGCGGCCCACCTTGGCCATCTGGTCCGGGGTCGCGATCGCGGCGTCGAAGTCCAGGAACCCGCCCTGGATCTTCTCGATCAGGTCGTCGCTGCCGACGATGTCTGCGCCGGCCGCCTGCGCCTGCTCGGCCTTGTCGCCCACCGCGAACACCGCGACGCGGGCGGTCTTACCGGTGCCGTGCGGCAGGTTGACCGTGCCGCGGACCATCTGGTCGGCCTTGCGCGGGTCGACGCCGAGCCGGATGGCCACCTCGACGGTTGCATCCTGCTTGCTCGACGACGTCTCCTTGGCGAGCTTGGCCGCTTCCAGCGGGGAGTAGAGGTTGTCGCGATCCACCTTCTCGGCGGCGGCGCGGTATGCCTTGCTGTTCTTGCTCACTTGCTAATCCAATCGGGTGTTGGGGTCGTGGTTAGCGGGCCGAAGCTGGCCCTCCCACGGTTAGGGGCTTATTCGACGGTGATGCCCATCGACCGGGCGGTGCCGGCGATGATCTTGGCGGCGGCGTCGATGTCGTTGGCGTTCAGATCGGCCTTCTTGGTCTCGGCGATCTCCTTGACCTGATCCCAGCTGACCTTGGCGACCTTGGTCTTGTGCGGTTCGGCCGATCCCTTGCCCACGCCGGCGGCCTTGAGCAGCAGCTTGGCGGCGGGCGGCGTCTTTAGCGCGAAGGTGAAGCTGCGGTCCTCGTAGACCGTGATCTCCACCGGGATGACCTGGCCGCGCTGGTTTTCCGTGGCAGCGTTGTATGCCTTGCAGAACTCCATGATGTTGACGCCGTGCTGACCGAGCGCGGGCCCGACCGGCGGCGCCGGGTTGGCCTGCCCCGCCTGGATCTGAAGCTTGATCAGCCCGACGACTTTCTTCTTCGGGGCCATGAGGTTGTGCTGTTCCTTCCTGGTTTACGCCCGGCGTATGCGCCGGTTTAGAGCTTGGAGACTTGGCTGAAGGTCAATTCGACCGGGGTTTCGCGGCCGAAGATCGACACCAGCACCTTGAGCTTCTGCTGTTCGCCGTTGACCTCGCTGATGGTGGCCGGCAGCGTCGCGAACGGCCCGTCCATGACCGTCACCGATTCGCCGACCTCGTAGTCGACCTCGATGGCCGGACGTTCCAGCCCGCCGACCTCGGCGGCGGCGGTGGTGGCCGCACCCTTGGCGGCCTTCTTCGTCGCGCCGCGCGGCAGCAGGAACTTCACCACGTCGTCGAGTGTCAGCGCCGACGGACGCGAGGTCGCCCCGACGAACCCCGTGACGCCGGGGGTGTTGCGCACCGCGGCCCACGAGTCGTCGGTCAGGTCCATGCGCACCAGGATGTAGCCGGGCAGCACCTTGCGATTGACCTGCTTGCGCTGGCCGTTCTTGATCTCGGTGACCTCTTCGGTGGGCACCTCCACCTGGAAGATGTAGTCCCCGACGTCAAGGTTCTGCACACGCGTTTCGAGGTTGGCTTTGACCTTGTTCTCGTAGCCCGCGTAGGAGTGGATGACATACCAGTCGCCGGGCTTTCTGCGCAGTTCCGCCTTGAGCGCGGCGGCCGGGTCGGCCTCTTCGGCCGTCTCGTCGGCAGCCACGGCGGCCGCGGCCGTCTCGTCGGCAGCCACGCCCGCGGTCGCCTCGGTGACCTCAGCGGCCGCAGAGGTGTCCGTGGC is part of the Mycobacterium mantenii genome and encodes:
- a CDS encoding RNA polymerase sigma factor, encoding MADLDGVFRREWGPAVAALARWSGDLTVAEDAVQEACAEALRTWSLNGVPVNPGGWLVTVGRNRARDRLRRESVRPGKELAAVLDDIRARTDHTDPHPVRDDELRMMFTCAHPALDRQSQLALTLRLVSGLTVGEIARALLQTEAAIGQRITRAKNKVRHANIPLRVPPAELLPERTPHVFGCVYSVFTEGYWSTAGPSAIRDDLCDEGIRLGGELCALLPDEPEAHALSALMLLHDSRRATRVDDTGMLVPLEDQDRRRWDRGCISRGLDRLRHAQGATGAYLPQAVIAALHATAPSWEETDWVTIGTAYDRLFAMTGSPVVAANRALAIGFRDGPDAGLAALDKVAHDPRLGRSNLVATVRADLLRRAGRPADALAWYRMALESNGSDPGRRFLRRRIAECGG
- the rplA gene encoding 50S ribosomal protein L1 translates to MSKNSKAYRAAAEKVDRDNLYSPLEAAKLAKETSSSKQDATVEVAIRLGVDPRKADQMVRGTVNLPHGTGKTARVAVFAVGDKAEQAQAAGADIVGSDDLIEKIQGGFLDFDAAIATPDQMAKVGRIARVLGPRGLMPNPKTGTVTPDVAKAVADIKGGKINFRVDKQANLHFVIGKASFDEKALAENYGAALDEVLRLKPSASKGRYLKKIVVSTTTGPGIPVDPAVTRNFAES
- the rplK gene encoding 50S ribosomal protein L11, whose translation is MAPKKKVVGLIKLQIQAGQANPAPPVGPALGQHGVNIMEFCKAYNAATENQRGQVIPVEITVYEDRSFTFALKTPPAAKLLLKAAGVGKGSAEPHKTKVAKVSWDQVKEIAETKKADLNANDIDAAAKIIAGTARSMGITVE
- the nusG gene encoding transcription termination/antitermination protein NusG; the protein is MTTFDGDPSAGEAVDVDEAAQAQATDTSAAAEVTEATAGVAADETAAAAVAADETAEEADPAAALKAELRRKPGDWYVIHSYAGYENKVKANLETRVQNLDVGDYIFQVEVPTEEVTEIKNGQRKQVNRKVLPGYILVRMDLTDDSWAAVRNTPGVTGFVGATSRPSALTLDDVVKFLLPRGATKKAAKGAATTAAAEVGGLERPAIEVDYEVGESVTVMDGPFATLPATISEVNGEQQKLKVLVSIFGRETPVELTFSQVSKL